The following proteins are co-located in the Dyadobacter chenwenxiniae genome:
- a CDS encoding TonB-dependent receptor domain-containing protein encodes MRKFLCTIAALTATICFAFAQQIKISGLLLDSAAAKPIEFATVALLKNGKIIQGVNSDSKGRFVFSKVEKGEYAIQASLMGYVSKTVEKITANDEDIETGIIKLAPTVRNLSEVTVTEQKALFEEKADRMIYNAEKDISIKGGDATDVLKKIPSVSVDIEGNVQLRGSSNIKVLINNKPSSIVARSISDALKQIPADIIKQVEVITSPSAKYDAEGTAGIINIITKKNTLRGTSGSVSPNLGQWNNWQNATINHRMKAINVSANGGFNDWKNKRVMQLGRSFTNGDTLTNQDQPQGITGKGKNFYGTINVDWDVDSLNRIGAGFNYYNGINTNNFDIEFTESSLGTVRQYFQRDMSRTYDWAGATVNLDYTRLFKKPKKEIALLMMYSFEGEDSNYWSNLRNRESTVYYREKSYNISNNKEGTIQLDFTNPLDSISTLEVGSKTIFRQILSDYRISSALDGSTDFRDLPELANIFDYAQQVTSAYVVYTRTPEKRWGINLGARYEHTFIQADFLNGTASFSNNYGNLIPSVSLSRSIKKDQQLRLSYTQRIQRPQFFYLNPYVNQADSKNQYGGNPYLKPELTHSIEANYSVSVKQTSFNASFFLRQTNNAIEGINTVDTSGVLTQTFQNVAQNSAYGLNLSANTKIIKQWSVNGSVNVFYNVLESEELKTRNADWMYRINLNSSIDFGKGIKAQLFGFYNSARVNLQGKYGAFGFYNMVLQKEVLKKKGTIGLGYDNPFNRRIKWRNDFVGPNFVQTQDVAMYRRGWRINLKYEFGKMNSGPRQKKRISNDDKKGGEGNN; translated from the coding sequence ATGAGAAAATTTTTATGTACGATCGCTGCGCTGACAGCGACCATTTGCTTCGCCTTCGCCCAGCAAATCAAGATTTCAGGACTATTATTGGATTCGGCTGCTGCCAAACCGATTGAATTTGCGACCGTTGCCCTCCTGAAAAATGGCAAGATCATTCAGGGTGTTAATTCCGATTCTAAGGGGCGATTTGTTTTTTCCAAAGTGGAAAAAGGCGAATACGCGATTCAGGCTTCGTTAATGGGGTATGTTTCCAAAACGGTTGAAAAAATCACGGCAAACGACGAGGACATTGAAACGGGCATAATTAAATTGGCCCCGACTGTCCGGAACCTGAGTGAAGTGACTGTTACGGAGCAAAAAGCTTTGTTCGAAGAAAAGGCTGACCGGATGATTTATAATGCAGAAAAGGACATAAGTATTAAAGGTGGCGATGCGACGGATGTGCTTAAAAAAATCCCTTCTGTGTCGGTGGACATTGAAGGCAATGTTCAGTTGCGCGGCAGTTCCAACATTAAGGTCCTGATTAATAACAAGCCTTCGAGCATTGTGGCGCGCAGCATTTCGGACGCGTTGAAGCAGATTCCGGCGGACATTATTAAGCAAGTGGAGGTTATCACCTCGCCATCAGCCAAATACGATGCGGAAGGTACGGCTGGGATCATTAATATCATTACCAAGAAAAATACGCTTCGCGGCACAAGCGGCTCGGTTAGCCCGAACCTGGGCCAGTGGAATAACTGGCAAAATGCAACCATTAATCACCGGATGAAAGCCATCAATGTGTCTGCAAACGGCGGTTTCAATGATTGGAAAAATAAGCGCGTCATGCAACTGGGCCGTTCTTTCACGAATGGCGACACGCTTACCAACCAGGATCAGCCGCAAGGGATCACCGGGAAAGGGAAGAATTTTTACGGGACCATCAATGTGGATTGGGATGTGGATTCGCTGAACAGGATCGGCGCCGGATTCAATTATTATAACGGCATTAATACCAACAATTTCGACATTGAGTTTACAGAAAGCAGCCTGGGAACCGTCCGTCAATATTTTCAGCGGGATATGAGCCGCACTTACGATTGGGCTGGCGCGACGGTGAACCTGGATTATACGCGTTTGTTCAAAAAACCCAAAAAGGAAATAGCACTGCTGATGATGTACTCGTTTGAAGGCGAGGACAGCAATTACTGGTCCAATCTGCGCAACCGCGAAAGCACGGTTTATTATCGCGAGAAAAGCTATAATATCAGCAACAACAAGGAAGGAACCATTCAACTGGATTTTACCAACCCGCTTGACAGTATCAGCACGCTCGAAGTGGGTTCAAAAACGATTTTCCGCCAGATCCTGAGCGATTACCGGATTTCCAGCGCCTTGGACGGTTCAACAGATTTCAGGGATCTGCCCGAGCTGGCCAATATCTTCGACTATGCCCAGCAAGTAACGTCGGCCTATGTAGTTTACACCAGAACACCTGAAAAACGATGGGGTATCAACCTGGGTGCACGTTACGAACATACATTCATTCAAGCCGATTTCCTGAACGGGACCGCTTCATTTTCAAACAATTATGGAAATTTGATTCCCAGCGTTAGCTTGTCCCGCAGCATTAAAAAAGATCAGCAGCTTCGACTGAGTTATACGCAACGCATCCAGCGGCCGCAGTTTTTTTATCTGAACCCATACGTGAATCAAGCTGATTCCAAAAACCAGTACGGCGGAAATCCTTATCTCAAACCGGAGTTAACTCATTCTATTGAAGCAAATTACAGTGTCTCTGTTAAACAAACCAGCTTTAACGCATCATTCTTTTTGCGCCAGACAAACAACGCCATTGAAGGCATTAACACTGTGGATACAAGCGGCGTGTTGACCCAAACCTTCCAGAATGTTGCACAAAATTCGGCTTATGGCCTGAATCTAAGCGCGAACACTAAGATTATCAAACAATGGAGCGTAAACGGCTCAGTAAATGTGTTTTACAATGTTCTGGAGAGTGAAGAGCTTAAAACCCGTAACGCAGACTGGATGTATCGGATCAACCTGAACTCGAGTATCGATTTTGGCAAGGGAATCAAGGCACAGCTTTTCGGTTTTTATAATTCTGCACGCGTTAATCTGCAAGGAAAATATGGCGCATTTGGTTTTTATAATATGGTTTTGCAAAAGGAAGTGCTCAAAAAGAAGGGCACCATCGGGTTAGGTTACGACAATCCCTTTAACAGGAGGATTAAATGGCGAAATGACTTCGTAGGGCCTAATTTTGTTCAAACTCAAGATGTGGCTATGTATCGCCGGGGCTGGCGCATCAATTTGAAATATGAATTCGGAAAAATGAACAGCGGCCCGCGCCAGAAAAAACGGATCAGCAATGATGACAAGAAAGGCGGCGAGGGGAACAATTAG
- a CDS encoding XRE family transcriptional regulator: protein MTERIIAVLKAKNLNQKSAAQLLKLSGAKMSKVMSGEQTLSGEAFGILIKEFDIHPNWIFGYIGHADEVMYMSNLIPESELQKKDKEIQELKLELGDVYKQLAEERRNK, encoded by the coding sequence ATGACAGAAAGAATTATTGCGGTTCTTAAAGCGAAAAATTTGAATCAGAAATCTGCGGCGCAGCTTTTAAAACTCTCGGGTGCAAAAATGAGCAAGGTGATGTCGGGCGAACAAACTTTGTCGGGTGAGGCGTTTGGCATTCTAATTAAGGAATTTGATATCCATCCCAACTGGATTTTTGGATATATTGGGCATGCCGATGAAGTGATGTACATGTCAAATTTGATTCCCGAAAGTGAATTGCAGAAAAAGGATAAGGAAATTCAGGAATTAAAGCTCGAACTCGGCGATGTCTACAAGCAATTGGCAGAGGAACGGCGCAACAAATAA
- the dgoD gene encoding galactonate dehydratase encodes MKIRSYELFQVPPRWLFLKIETDEGIIGWGEPVIEGKAATVKAAVIELMDTLIGKDPMDIEGHWNTMYRGGFYRGGPILMSAIAGIDQALWDIKGKFYNAPVYQLLGGKCRDKIKVYSWIGGDRPSDVAIAAKLSLDSGFKAIKMNATDEMQYIDSYEKIDLVLLRVASIREAVGYALDIGVDFHGRLHKPMAKVLAKELEQFRPMFIEEPVLPENNEALREIANHTCIPIATGERMFSRWQFKELLTQGYADIIQPDLSHAGGITECKKILSMAEAFDVAAAPHCPLGPIALAACLQVDATCHNAFIQEQSLGIHYNQGNDLMDYLEDKTVFTYENGFVNIPSGPGLGIEINEEQVRRMAEVGHNWKNPLWKHEDGSAAEW; translated from the coding sequence ATGAAAATTAGAAGTTATGAGCTTTTTCAGGTTCCACCCAGATGGTTATTTCTCAAAATAGAAACGGATGAAGGCATTATTGGCTGGGGTGAGCCGGTGATTGAAGGGAAAGCCGCAACGGTAAAAGCAGCAGTGATTGAGTTGATGGATACGCTGATCGGGAAAGACCCGATGGACATTGAAGGGCACTGGAACACCATGTACAGGGGTGGTTTTTACCGCGGAGGACCTATATTGATGAGCGCTATCGCGGGCATCGATCAGGCGCTTTGGGACATTAAAGGAAAGTTTTATAATGCGCCTGTTTATCAGCTTCTTGGTGGAAAGTGCAGGGATAAGATAAAGGTCTATTCATGGATAGGAGGCGATAGGCCTTCGGATGTGGCGATCGCGGCGAAGCTGTCACTCGACAGCGGCTTCAAGGCCATTAAAATGAATGCAACCGACGAAATGCAATACATTGATTCTTACGAAAAGATCGACCTTGTTTTGCTTCGGGTTGCATCTATCCGCGAGGCGGTGGGTTATGCTTTGGATATTGGTGTCGATTTCCATGGTCGCCTGCATAAGCCTATGGCGAAGGTTCTTGCGAAGGAATTGGAGCAGTTCAGGCCAATGTTTATCGAGGAACCCGTGCTTCCTGAGAACAACGAGGCGCTTCGCGAGATCGCGAACCATACATGCATTCCGATCGCTACGGGCGAAAGAATGTTCAGCCGCTGGCAGTTCAAGGAGTTGCTGACGCAGGGATACGCAGACATTATCCAGCCGGATTTATCGCACGCCGGAGGAATTACCGAGTGCAAAAAGATCCTTTCGATGGCCGAGGCTTTTGATGTTGCCGCCGCGCCACATTGCCCGCTCGGCCCCATTGCGCTGGCCGCATGCCTGCAAGTAGACGCAACTTGCCACAATGCGTTTATACAGGAACAGAGTCTTGGCATTCATTATAATCAGGGAAATGATCTGATGGATTATCTGGAAGACAAAACGGTGTTCACTTACGAAAATGGCTTCGTGAACATTCCATCCGGCCCCGGCCTGGGCATTGAAATCAACGAAGAACAAGTGCGGAGAATGGCCGAAGTGGGGCACAACTGGAAAAATCCGCTTTGGAAACATGAGGATGGAAGCGCAGCGGAATGGTGA
- a CDS encoding complement C1q domain-containing protein — protein MNKCTLLLFVLAISVKSLAQNAGVNTQTPHPSASLDVVSNNKGVLLPKVLLASSTDQSTIPNPAKSLLVYKPANAFGSEGLYYNLGDADNPLWQMLGSRLNLPLSFTDTNAGALFYVENTSSSSLATGIEGYSETKRGVWGATVSGNGVAGLALGSGTGFQAINTSTGLALDVSGKLRISGIGQSPGVGKILTSDSDGDASWQEPVVETVAFSATGVKGDGTIGTQEKVKFLVEHYDIGNSYNAVFTNHFTAPFHGIYHFDALLQYASDVNLEFFPITQIMRTRNSITTILAEDEPGEARFSYTSQVSIECELLPGDIIFVQGSNGHLDNDPQAKLVTSDYAAFFNGRMIQKL, from the coding sequence ATGAATAAATGCACTTTACTTTTGTTCGTGCTAGCGATCAGTGTGAAATCATTAGCCCAAAATGCGGGTGTCAACACCCAAACGCCTCATCCGAGTGCTTCGCTGGATGTGGTTAGCAATAACAAGGGGGTATTGTTGCCTAAGGTTCTGCTTGCATCATCGACAGACCAGTCTACGATACCAAATCCTGCAAAATCGCTTCTGGTATACAAACCGGCTAATGCTTTTGGCTCGGAAGGGTTGTACTATAATCTAGGAGATGCTGACAACCCCTTATGGCAAATGTTGGGTTCACGACTGAACCTCCCCTTGTCATTTACCGACACCAATGCCGGTGCGTTGTTTTATGTCGAGAATACATCTAGTTCATCTCTGGCAACCGGAATTGAGGGTTATTCCGAAACTAAAAGAGGAGTCTGGGGCGCTACGGTATCTGGGAATGGCGTTGCCGGCCTAGCCCTAGGATCGGGGACTGGATTTCAGGCCATTAATACGTCCACAGGACTTGCACTAGACGTTTCTGGTAAATTAAGGATTTCGGGAATAGGACAGTCCCCAGGCGTTGGTAAAATTTTAACATCTGATTCAGACGGTGATGCATCCTGGCAGGAACCTGTGGTAGAAACAGTTGCTTTTTCAGCGACCGGCGTCAAAGGAGATGGAACGATCGGGACGCAGGAAAAGGTCAAATTTTTAGTTGAGCATTATGACATTGGGAACAGTTACAATGCTGTTTTCACAAACCATTTCACGGCACCTTTCCACGGTATCTATCATTTCGATGCTTTACTGCAATATGCTTCGGATGTTAACCTGGAATTTTTCCCAATCACGCAGATTATGCGCACAAGAAATTCCATAACTACAATTCTAGCAGAAGATGAACCTGGGGAAGCAAGGTTTAGTTACACTTCACAGGTTTCAATTGAGTGTGAGTTGCTTCCGGGAGACATCATCTTTGTCCAGGGTAGTAACGGACACCTTGATAATGATCCACAAGCAAAACTCGTCACATCCGATTATGCGGCTTTCTTCAATGGGAGAATGATTCAAAAATTGTAA
- a CDS encoding T9SS type A sorting domain-containing protein, which translates to MKARCITILMCVLLFQVDVQAQFTVNDNGFFLAPETTLTVSGLSLTPSGPFSFSNNEISYSTKPIWGNPNESIKRVYAMGNPIAFKGNILISYYDNELNMNSENLLQLTKAGLVSEFLVPTNKSVVNPLENFVAEDVDWTNIKYLTLTNSGNVLPVTLIDFDASMQENEIVLSWSTSYESNSDFFEVQHSGNGKEWQTIGRVAAVQQSNEVHSYVYVHKSPLAGSNFYRLRIVDQDGTFAFSRITNAWKSQLSVVFFPNPVSDWLSIEVKSLSPIKSIRVVNPKGQSVYHTSNPQTGHYSENRVDFKNFPSGVYTINVILKDGSVSTGKISKK; encoded by the coding sequence ATGAAAGCTAGATGCATAACCATTTTAATGTGTGTATTGTTATTTCAGGTGGATGTTCAAGCACAATTCACAGTGAATGACAACGGTTTCTTTCTTGCTCCTGAGACGACCTTAACGGTTAGTGGCTTGTCACTTACACCATCCGGGCCATTCAGTTTTAGTAACAATGAAATCTCGTATTCAACCAAGCCGATTTGGGGCAACCCGAATGAGAGTATCAAACGAGTTTACGCGATGGGAAATCCCATAGCCTTTAAAGGCAATATATTGATCAGCTATTATGACAATGAGTTGAACATGAATTCTGAAAATTTGCTTCAGTTAACCAAGGCTGGACTGGTTAGCGAATTTTTAGTGCCCACAAACAAGAGTGTGGTCAACCCACTAGAAAACTTTGTGGCCGAAGATGTAGATTGGACAAACATTAAATATCTGACGCTTACAAATTCCGGTAACGTTTTGCCTGTGACGCTTATTGACTTCGACGCATCGATGCAGGAGAACGAAATTGTTTTGTCTTGGAGCACTTCCTATGAATCTAATAGTGACTTTTTCGAAGTTCAGCATAGCGGAAATGGGAAGGAATGGCAAACAATCGGTCGTGTGGCAGCCGTTCAACAAAGTAATGAGGTGCATAGCTACGTATATGTTCATAAATCTCCCTTAGCAGGCAGCAATTTTTACAGATTACGAATTGTAGACCAGGACGGAACATTCGCATTTAGTCGAATCACGAATGCCTGGAAGAGTCAGCTGTCAGTAGTGTTTTTCCCCAACCCAGTTTCTGATTGGCTTTCCATTGAAGTGAAGAGTTTATCTCCAATCAAGAGTATTAGGGTTGTGAATCCAAAGGGACAATCGGTTTACCATACATCGAATCCTCAAACAGGGCACTATTCCGAAAATCGTGTTGATTTCAAGAACTTTCCATCAGGGGTTTACACAATCAATGTAATACTGAAAGATGGATCAGTAAGCACAGGAAAAATCTCCAAAAAATAG
- a CDS encoding C1q-like domain-containing protein, whose product MKKHILFISLICAGYGVSAQSVGIGTKTPHASAVLEVSSNNKGVLIPTVALQSASDKNAVPNPANGLLIYKPANAFNLEGFYYNMGKESDPMWQMLGASLTLPYMSTASYDGALFYLENTGNSFASTAIDGFSTERTGVWGSTNSGRGVIGKSSGSGTGVYAYSLKDGVALHVNGRLKITGPGLSAGVGKLLTSDANGNATWQAPAIKTIAFSVNGVEGSGAIGFFEQVKFSTENYNLGNGYSGAPSYSFQAPVHGIYHFATSLKFQNDGLTFHPSVNLVRKRNGVSEIIGYNSHEDARSKYTGSVTIDCELLPGDVVFVSGANGEVTGDDSTPTLSTTNYAAFFNGRLIQKL is encoded by the coding sequence ATGAAAAAACATATCCTGTTTATTTCCCTCATTTGTGCTGGATATGGCGTGTCCGCACAAAGCGTTGGCATCGGCACAAAAACCCCACATGCAAGCGCTGTTCTCGAGGTTTCAAGCAATAACAAAGGTGTATTGATTCCGACGGTGGCATTGCAGTCTGCTTCGGATAAAAATGCAGTACCCAATCCGGCTAACGGGTTGCTCATTTATAAGCCAGCCAACGCATTCAATCTGGAAGGATTTTATTACAATATGGGTAAGGAAAGCGACCCAATGTGGCAAATGCTGGGCGCCAGTCTTACATTACCGTATATGTCGACCGCCAGTTATGATGGTGCATTATTTTACTTAGAGAACACAGGTAATTCTTTTGCTTCAACCGCCATTGATGGTTTTTCAACCGAGCGCACAGGAGTTTGGGGTTCAACGAACTCAGGCAGAGGAGTAATCGGAAAAAGTTCTGGATCTGGGACAGGTGTGTATGCATACAGTTTAAAGGACGGTGTTGCACTTCACGTAAACGGCCGATTGAAAATAACCGGCCCCGGGTTATCAGCCGGCGTCGGAAAGCTTCTGACATCCGATGCCAATGGCAACGCAACCTGGCAAGCACCGGCTATTAAAACCATTGCATTTTCTGTAAACGGCGTGGAAGGCAGTGGGGCAATTGGCTTTTTCGAACAAGTGAAATTTTCAACTGAAAATTATAATCTAGGCAATGGATATTCCGGAGCTCCTTCTTATAGTTTTCAAGCGCCTGTACATGGAATATATCACTTTGCCACCAGTCTGAAATTTCAAAATGATGGATTAACATTTCATCCATCAGTTAATTTGGTTCGAAAAAGAAACGGGGTCAGCGAAATTATTGGTTACAATAGTCACGAAGACGCAAGATCAAAGTACACGGGAAGTGTAACGATAGATTGTGAGCTGTTGCCTGGGGATGTCGTTTTTGTTTCTGGGGCGAATGGCGAAGTGACTGGCGATGATTCAACTCCAACACTATCGACCACTAACTATGCGGCTTTCTTTAATGGGAGATTAATTCAAAAACTTTGA
- a CDS encoding outer membrane protein assembly factor BamB family protein produces the protein MRYFAFCLLLCIAPFCFGQNQNFKFAFVSDTHIGGSTGAEDLMRTVKDINANPSLDFVVVTGDITEFGSDDELTLAKAILDSLQKPWHVIPGNHDSNWSESGSNSFKTIFGAESFYFLHKGYAFLGTASGPNMRMGPGQVPREHLVWLDSTLSKLPDPKMPVIYLNHYPQDSALNNWYDALDRLKKNNIQLILCGHGHSNKAFDFEKIPGVMGRSNLRAKDEIGGYNIVTIGEGKASFEIKKPFSDSLKPWNEVALTDHQFSKRTEKFHRPSYAVNDQFRNVKAVWSYQDDSDIGSGVTMHDKVILCSDTKGVLFALNKKGKKLWEYKTEGKIYSTPAASGSSVVITSSDKNIYCVDIKTGQLKWKFSAGKPIVANPVIADGKVFSGGSDGHFRAMNLETGQLIWDFRDVKGFVVTKPLIYQGKIFFGCWANDFYALDLKTGALVWKWNNGAANRMFSPAAVYPVASGNRVFIVAPDRFMTALNATSGQVIWRKQIPTVRVRESIGLSSDSSLVFVKTMDGDIYGVSTKADSMALSWKAKLKLPYEISPTALVETSNILYVPSNSGMVCAIDRSSGETIWKHKISNGLISGITPISKREVLVTTMDGKVALLRTK, from the coding sequence ATGAGATACTTCGCGTTCTGCCTGTTGCTCTGCATTGCTCCGTTTTGTTTTGGACAAAATCAAAATTTCAAGTTCGCTTTCGTCAGTGATACGCACATTGGCGGCTCCACAGGCGCGGAGGATCTCATGCGGACCGTGAAGGACATTAATGCTAATCCGTCACTCGATTTCGTCGTTGTCACCGGCGACATTACGGAGTTTGGTTCCGATGACGAACTTACATTGGCCAAGGCGATATTGGACAGTCTGCAAAAACCCTGGCATGTAATTCCCGGCAACCACGACTCCAATTGGTCGGAAAGTGGGAGCAACAGTTTCAAAACAATTTTCGGCGCCGAATCTTTTTATTTTCTGCACAAAGGTTACGCATTTCTCGGAACAGCGTCGGGGCCCAATATGCGCATGGGTCCCGGCCAGGTTCCAAGGGAGCATTTGGTGTGGCTCGACAGCACACTGAGCAAGCTGCCCGACCCAAAAATGCCCGTCATTTATCTCAACCATTATCCGCAGGACTCGGCGCTCAACAACTGGTACGATGCATTAGACCGGCTGAAAAAGAACAATATACAGCTGATCCTGTGCGGCCACGGCCATAGCAACAAAGCATTTGATTTTGAAAAAATCCCGGGCGTTATGGGACGCTCCAACCTGAGAGCAAAGGATGAAATCGGCGGCTACAACATTGTAACCATTGGCGAAGGAAAAGCGTCATTTGAAATAAAAAAACCATTCTCAGACAGTCTTAAACCATGGAATGAAGTGGCATTAACAGACCACCAGTTTTCAAAGCGCACGGAGAAATTTCACCGCCCGTCCTATGCGGTAAATGATCAGTTCAGGAATGTTAAAGCGGTTTGGAGCTATCAGGATGACAGCGATATAGGCTCCGGCGTGACTATGCATGACAAAGTCATATTGTGTTCCGATACAAAAGGCGTGCTCTTCGCTTTAAACAAAAAGGGAAAGAAGCTTTGGGAATATAAAACCGAAGGAAAGATATACTCCACGCCCGCCGCATCGGGTTCGAGTGTTGTCATCACTTCCAGCGACAAGAATATTTATTGTGTTGATATAAAAACCGGCCAGCTCAAATGGAAATTCAGCGCAGGAAAACCGATTGTTGCGAATCCCGTCATTGCTGACGGAAAAGTGTTTTCAGGCGGTTCCGATGGACATTTCAGGGCGATGAACCTTGAAACGGGCCAATTAATCTGGGATTTCAGAGATGTTAAAGGATTCGTCGTGACCAAACCATTGATTTATCAAGGCAAAATATTTTTCGGATGCTGGGCAAACGATTTTTATGCGCTTGATTTGAAAACCGGCGCATTGGTTTGGAAGTGGAACAATGGCGCCGCAAACCGAATGTTCTCCCCAGCAGCCGTTTACCCCGTTGCTTCCGGCAACCGCGTCTTCATTGTCGCACCGGACAGGTTCATGACGGCCCTCAACGCAACTTCCGGCCAGGTGATCTGGCGTAAACAAATCCCAACCGTGCGCGTGCGTGAATCCATCGGACTTTCTTCGGATAGCAGCCTGGTTTTCGTTAAAACAATGGACGGCGATATCTACGGCGTCTCCACCAAAGCTGACTCCATGGCACTAAGCTGGAAAGCCAAACTTAAATTACCCTACGAAATCTCCCCAACCGCATTAGTTGAAACCAGCAACATCCTCTACGTCCCCAGCAACTCTGGCATGGTCTGCGCCATTGACCGGAGCAGCGGTGAGACGATCTGGAAACACAAGATTTCCAACGGGCTAATCAGCGGCATAACGCCTATAAGTAAACGCGAAGTGCTGGTTACGACGATGGATGGGAAGGTTGCACTGCTGAGAACAAAATAG
- a CDS encoding RagB/SusD family nutrient uptake outer membrane protein: MKKIFLILSISLLAITGCKEDFLTREPQDALTDDSYWTNEKNVRTFAWGFYPNYFAAYGSGFTFGRYFTGQTLNDDFAPSSPTQFIKNIPATSTTWSFTWVRKANLFLDRIQKVPMEQEAIAHWSGIARFFRAMEYHDLVKTYGDVPWYDKALDETDVAGLYKPRQPRTEVMDKVLEDFQFAATNVRADDGEKGLTVNKSVVLAFMSRVFLFEGTYLKYHNIDQARAKTYLEAAKWAANEVIKSGRYTVAENYRSMFSSITLAGSKEMILYRKYETGQLTHSLNSYNNKEPQSGASKNAIESYLSKDGLPIAVSPLYLGDKTIKNVMTNRDPRITSTFVDALRVSKYAPNASSSGYATLKFLNEETKELPEGSGSLNQTDGPVIRYGEVLINYAEAAAELGGIVQADLDASVNVLRARPGVALPPLQVLGGLPAVNGKVYDDPKRDKTVPSLLWEIRRERRVELMMEGFRLNDLTRWKKLEYSDTKANPDINRGAWIKKADYPDTDAIIEGNAAEGYIIPASKPESQRLFESPKVYLTPIPLDQIKLYQDAGSELTQNPGWE; the protein is encoded by the coding sequence ATGAAAAAGATATTTCTCATCCTTTCCATTTCGCTGCTTGCTATCACCGGCTGTAAGGAAGATTTTCTCACTCGCGAGCCTCAGGATGCACTCACGGACGACAGTTATTGGACCAATGAAAAGAATGTAAGAACTTTTGCCTGGGGATTTTACCCCAATTATTTCGCAGCTTACGGCTCCGGTTTCACATTCGGCAGATATTTTACAGGCCAAACATTGAATGATGATTTCGCCCCGTCAAGCCCGACGCAGTTTATCAAAAACATTCCGGCCACTTCTACGACATGGTCTTTCACGTGGGTTAGAAAGGCGAATCTTTTCCTGGACCGCATCCAGAAAGTCCCTATGGAACAGGAAGCCATTGCGCACTGGTCTGGAATTGCAAGGTTTTTTAGAGCAATGGAATATCACGATCTGGTAAAGACTTACGGCGATGTGCCCTGGTACGACAAGGCGCTGGACGAAACAGACGTTGCCGGACTCTATAAACCACGCCAACCACGTACAGAAGTAATGGACAAGGTTTTGGAAGATTTCCAGTTTGCTGCTACAAATGTCCGTGCAGATGATGGTGAAAAGGGGTTAACTGTTAATAAATCAGTAGTTCTGGCTTTTATGTCGCGTGTGTTTTTGTTTGAAGGGACCTATCTTAAATATCACAACATCGATCAGGCGAGGGCGAAAACATATTTGGAAGCTGCTAAATGGGCTGCTAACGAGGTGATTAAGTCTGGCCGCTACACAGTTGCCGAAAATTATCGTTCCATGTTCTCGTCCATCACATTAGCTGGTTCTAAGGAAATGATTTTGTATCGAAAATACGAAACCGGCCAGCTTACGCACAGTTTAAACAGCTATAACAACAAAGAACCGCAATCCGGGGCGTCCAAAAATGCCATTGAAAGTTATTTGTCAAAAGATGGTTTGCCTATCGCCGTTTCACCTTTATATCTGGGTGACAAAACGATCAAAAATGTGATGACAAACCGTGATCCGCGCATTACATCCACATTCGTCGACGCCTTGCGTGTGAGCAAATATGCGCCTAATGCGTCTTCGAGCGGCTATGCAACATTGAAATTCCTGAATGAGGAAACCAAAGAATTGCCCGAAGGAAGCGGTTCGCTGAACCAGACCGACGGCCCGGTGATCCGTTATGGCGAAGTTTTGATCAACTATGCCGAAGCCGCTGCGGAATTGGGCGGAATTGTTCAGGCAGATCTGGATGCTTCGGTCAATGTGTTGCGCGCGCGTCCGGGCGTCGCTTTGCCGCCGTTGCAGGTTTTGGGTGGCTTACCGGCTGTAAATGGAAAAGTTTATGACGATCCCAAACGCGACAAAACGGTGCCCTCGTTATTGTGGGAAATCCGCCGTGAGCGCCGCGTCGAGCTAATGATGGAAGGTTTCAGATTAAATGACCTTACACGCTGGAAAAAGCTGGAATATTCGGACACCAAAGCAAACCCGGACATTAATCGAGGCGCGTGGATCAAGAAAGCCGATTATCCCGACACAGACGCCATCATCGAAGGCAACGCTGCGGAAGGTTACATTATCCCCGCATCCAAGCCCGAATCACAACGTTTATTTGAAAGTCCAAAAGTTTATCTGACTCCGATTCCCTTGGACCAGATCAAGCTTTACCAGGATGCCGGATCGGAACTGACACAAAATCCGGGCTGGGAATAA